In one Salvia splendens isolate huo1 unplaced genomic scaffold, SspV2 ctg271, whole genome shotgun sequence genomic region, the following are encoded:
- the LOC121789537 gene encoding 30S ribosomal protein S21, chloroplastic-like → MSVTHFRLYKAHLKSKAQPENYYILFGKVFKIIREILLNPYPKLGTPIPAMATSYLANLFSLLNPSKPPPSAAPSRAPKLPPLHLSSSNSHPGCEPLVLSNEAQSRPSYSSDVAAVVCPSLAYANTMFFRSAYNVQVIVDDNEPEEKLLGRFRREVMRAGIIQECKRRRFFENKQEEKKRRARDAAKRNRRRRPQAKFATQDKPEISKSKKEDDDDNWDIPEGVLPK, encoded by the exons GCCCATTTAAAATCAAAAGCTCAACCAGAAAATTATTACATCCTATTCGGAAAAGTATTTAAGATAATTCGGGAAATCTTATTAAATCCTTATCCGAAATTAGGAACACCAATTCCAGCCATGGCGACCTCATACTTGGCCAATCTCTTCTCTCTCCTCAACCCCTCCAAACCACCACCGTCGGCGGCGCCCTCTCGCGCTCCCAAACTCCCTCCGCTTCATCTCTCCTCGTCAAACTCGCATCCAGGGTGCGAGCCGCTGGTCCTGTCCAACGAGGCGCAGTCGCGGCCTTCGTACTCCTCCGACGTCGCGGCGGTGGTGTGCCCTTCGCTGGCGTACGCGAACACGATGTTCTTCCGATCCGCGTACAATGTGCAGGTGATCGTGGACGACAACGAACCGGAGGAGAAGCTGCTCGGCCGGTTCAGGAGGGAAGTGATGCGCGCCGGAATCATTCAGGAGTGCAAGCGCCGCCGGTTCTTCGAGAACAAACAGGAAGAGAAGAAGCGGAGGGCTCGCGATGCTGCGAAGCGCAACCGTCGGAg ACGACCTCAAGCGAAATTCGCAACACAAGACAAGCCAGAGATCTCGAAGAGCAAGAAGGAAGACGATGATGACAACTGGGATATTCCTGAAGGAGTCCTTCCCAAGTGA